In the genome of Desulfovibrio sp. Huiquan2017, the window TGACTGTGGACTTCGCCGGGTTGCAGAACCGGGTGCAGAAGCACCTGGCGGGCACCCGCAAGGCCATGGGCCTACAACTCAAGAAGCTCGGCGTGGAACTCGTCGAAGGAACGGGCCGACTGTCCGGCGACCACCAGGTGACGGTGGCCGCGGCCGACGGCGAACGAATCCTCGACTACAAAAAGCTCGTGGTCGCCACCGGATCCCGGCCCATCTTCTTCCCCGGCCTGGAACCGGACGGGCAATGCGTGCTCGACTCCGACATGTTCTTGTCCATGGAAACCATGCCCGAATCCATGATCGTGGTCGGCGCGGGCTTCATCGGCCTGGAAATGGCCCAGGTAGCCCACCGCTTCGGCTGCAAGATCACCGTAGTGGACGCAATGGACCGCGTGGCCCCGCTGGAGGACCCCGAAGTATCCCGGGCCTTGGCGGGCGTGTTCAAGCGTTGGAAATGGGACATCCGCCTGGAAGAGCGCGTGGCCGGGGTCCTGACCAGGGACGGCCGCGCCGAACTGACCTTCCAGTCCGGCGACAAGCTGTTCGCGGACAAGGCCCTGGTGGCCGTGGGGCGCGGTCCCGTAACCCAGTCCATCGGCCTGGAGGCGGCGGGCATCGAGCTGTTCCTCAACCAGATCAAGGTGGACGACTACCTCATGGCCGCTCCGGACATCTACGCCATCGGCGACGCCAACGGACACATCCAACTGGCCCACGCGGCCTCGCACCAGGCCCATTACGTGGCTCTGCACGCGGCCGGGAAAACCGACGGTCCCTACGTCTGCCCCCCGGTACCGAGCGTACTCTACGGCGCGCCCGAAGCCATGCGCGTGGGCATGATGGAAAACGAGGCCTTCCTGACCGACTACGACACCACCGAGACCTCCGTGGCCCAGCTCGCCGCCAATCCCATGGCCCAGGCCCACGCAGCCACCCAGGGGTTCGTCAAGGTGGTCTGGTCCGGAGGCCAGGTGGTCGGCGTCACCGCCGTGGGGCACGACGTCTCCCGCCTGGTCACCCCGGCGGCCATGATTGTGAGCCAAGGCTGGACGGCCGACGATGTCCGCTCCATCATCTTCCCGCACCCGTCCCTGGACGAGTCCCTGCTCATGGCCCTCACGGCCGAAAGGAGAAAAGTGCAATGATCCTGGATGTTCTCGACAACGCCGATCGCTATACGGCCCTCAATCCCCGCTTCCCCGCCGCCTTCGCCTTCCTGCGCAGGCCGGATCTGGCCGACCTTCCCGTCGGCCGAATCGACCTTGAGGACGGCCTGTACGCGGTGGTGGCCAAGGGACCGGGCCGCAATCCCGAGGACGCGCTCATCGAGACCCATGACCACTACATCGACCTGGCCTACGTCATCTCCGGCACGGACTCCATCGGCTGGAAGGCGCGGCGCGACCTCGGACCGGCCGTGGAGGCGTCCGACCCGCGTTCCGACGTAACCTTCTACGCGGACCGACCCACCCACTGGGCCGACGTTGCGCCCGGCATGATCGCCGCCTACTTCCCCGAAGACGCGCACATGCCCATGATCTCGGACAGCGAGATCCACAAGATCATCATGAAAGTCCGCGTCTAGGCGCGGACCTTTTTGCCTCCGGCGGCTGGGGGAAGGGGAAGGAAAACCCTTTGAAAAGGGCTTTTCCTTCCCCTTCCCCCAGGCCCCCATCCCCATCCTTTCCTAAACTTTTTGTGCCGCTTCGCGGGATGTGAACGCCTGGGTTCGGGGTATCCGAATGGGGAACGCGAAAATTGCGGCCGATCCGTCGCATGGAAAAACCCGGTGGACCGCAATGGTCCGCCGGGCTTTTTCGTCATTCCGCCGTGGGCGCGGTGCAAGGTTCGCAGCCGCCAACGACGGCCAGGGCGTGAAAACGGATGCCCAGTCATATCCCGGGGCCATGTGGCCGCCCCGGACCGGCCGAGAGGTTAATGCAGGGCGCGCCCCTCGGGCTCCAGGGCGAAGAAGCCCCCTTCCTGGTGCGGCACCTCCAGGGCCAGCAGCCCCTCCTTGGACAGGTCCGGGCCGACCCACAGGTTGCCGGACAGCCGGAAACCCCGGGCGATGCGTTTGGCGTGGTCCAGGGCGATGGACACCTGCTGGAGGTAGAGGTCCTTGGGGAAGATGAACTCGGCCTCGTGTTCCCAGTCGGGCCGAGGCTCGTCCGGTGGCCAGGAGATGGGATTCGTCAGCCGCCAGACGACCGTATCCGGAGTGTGGGCAACCATGACCCCGTCATCGATGCCCTGGCAGGCCGGATTGCCGCAGTCGCAGGTATAGATGAAGAACTCGCCGGACATGGTCGCCGAGGTGACCAGGTCCACGGGATCGACGTACACGCCGACCTCGTGCAGGTATTGTCCGTCCACGGACAGGTTGAAGTCGATGTAGCCGTCCTCGGGATATTTCTCGTCCAGGGACAGGGTCACGGAAATACGGATGTCGTTCATTGCGGTCAGTTCCTCGAAATGCGATTGCCCGGCCTGGCCGACCGGTGCCCGGAAGCTAGCACAAAGGACGGCGGGCCTCAACGGCAATGACGCCCCGGCCAGGGCTTAGGACGCCTTGCGTCCCTGGTCCTCGGCAATCTCCGCCTTGACTGTGGCCGAATTGTAGGCCGCGTCGATGGCCAGCTCGGTCAGGGTGCCCACCAGCCTCGGCTCCCGGCCGGTCGAGAGCACCGGCAATTGGGACACGCCCCGGTCCGTGATCAGATCCAGAGCATCCTGCAAGGTATCGTCCGTGGTCACGGTCACCGGGTTGCGCGTGGCCAGGTCGTGGGCGATAAGCAGGTCGCCCAACCCGTCCTCGTTGAGCACGGCCCGCAGGTCCCGGAAGGAGATGATCCCGGTCAGCCGGTCCTCCTCGTCCACCACATGCAGATAGGGCGCGTTCTGGGTCTTGAAGGTCCAGATGATGCTCGTCAGGCTCATGGTCTGAGGAATGGTCACGAAATCGCGCACCATGACCTCCTTGACCAGCATGTGGGAGAGCAGGTGCCGCTCCCGGCCCGCCTCGATGTCGATACCGCGCCGCAGGAGCTTGGTGGTGTATATGGAGGCCCGCTGGATGGTCGAGTTCATGACCGTGGCCGTGATGCAGGTCAGCATGAGCGGGAGGATGATGGAGTAGTCCGAGGTCATTTCGAAAATGATCAGAATGGCGGTAATGGGCGCATAGGTGGTGCCCGCCACCAGGCCGCCCATGGCCACCAGGGCATAGGCTCCGGGCGTGGCCGTATAGGCGGGCAGCAGCCAGTGGACCACATGGCCGAAGGCTCCGCCGACCATGCAGCCCATAAACAGGCTCGGCGCGAAGATACCACCCGAACCGCCCGAGCCGAGAGTCACGCTGGAGGCCGCTATCTTGACGAAAACGAGCACGAACATGAGCAAAAACGGGGTCTGGTTGACCAAGGCCGCGTTCATGGCGCCGTACCCGACGCCGAAGACCTGCGGCCAGACCGCGAAGATACCGCCCAGCACCGCGCCGCCCATGGCGGGTTTGCTCCACTCCGGGACGGGCAATGCGTCGAAACGGTCCTCCAGCCAGTACAGGGAATTGGTGAAGGCCAGGGCCACCAGCCCCGTGATCACGCCGAGCACCGGATAGAAAAGGTATTCCCACAGGGAGACGATGGAATAGGCCGGGATGTCGAAATGCGGGAAGTCGCCGAAATAGTAGCGGGAAATGGCTGTGGCCATGACAGAGGACAGGACCACGGGCGAAAACTGCATGACCCCGAAGTCGCCGATGATGATTTCGAGCGCGAAGAGCACTC includes:
- a CDS encoding chloride channel protein, encoding MADRSEPLFLKLRRPNIRFLFLAIIIGGLAGYGAVLFKLILKYMQWVFYRNTGDWLTFADAVPLWMKIAMPVLGGLVVGLVVSFFASEAKGHGVPEVMQAIALRGGRIRKRVAAAKIFASAVTIGSGGSVGREGPMVQIGASIGSSVGQIFKIPRVHMKTMVGCGAAAGIAATFNAPIAGVLFALEIIIGDFGVMQFSPVVLSSVMATAISRYYFGDFPHFDIPAYSIVSLWEYLFYPVLGVITGLVALAFTNSLYWLEDRFDALPVPEWSKPAMGGAVLGGIFAVWPQVFGVGYGAMNAALVNQTPFLLMFVLVFVKIAASSVTLGSGGSGGIFAPSLFMGCMVGGAFGHVVHWLLPAYTATPGAYALVAMGGLVAGTTYAPITAILIIFEMTSDYSIILPLMLTCITATVMNSTIQRASIYTTKLLRRGIDIEAGRERHLLSHMLVKEVMVRDFVTIPQTMSLTSIIWTFKTQNAPYLHVVDEEDRLTGIISFRDLRAVLNEDGLGDLLIAHDLATRNPVTVTTDDTLQDALDLITDRGVSQLPVLSTGREPRLVGTLTELAIDAAYNSATVKAEIAEDQGRKAS
- a CDS encoding YhcH/YjgK/YiaL family protein, with amino-acid sequence MILDVLDNADRYTALNPRFPAAFAFLRRPDLADLPVGRIDLEDGLYAVVAKGPGRNPEDALIETHDHYIDLAYVISGTDSIGWKARRDLGPAVEASDPRSDVTFYADRPTHWADVAPGMIAAYFPEDAHMPMISDSEIHKIIMKVRV
- a CDS encoding FAD-dependent oxidoreductase, which produces MTFDLVVIGAGPGGFDAAVEAAGLGLSVALVEKDFLGGTCLNRGCIPTKLWLGATSAIEELHNQARMKVASGEVTVDFAGLQNRVQKHLAGTRKAMGLQLKKLGVELVEGTGRLSGDHQVTVAAADGERILDYKKLVVATGSRPIFFPGLEPDGQCVLDSDMFLSMETMPESMIVVGAGFIGLEMAQVAHRFGCKITVVDAMDRVAPLEDPEVSRALAGVFKRWKWDIRLEERVAGVLTRDGRAELTFQSGDKLFADKALVAVGRGPVTQSIGLEAAGIELFLNQIKVDDYLMAAPDIYAIGDANGHIQLAHAASHQAHYVALHAAGKTDGPYVCPPVPSVLYGAPEAMRVGMMENEAFLTDYDTTETSVAQLAANPMAQAHAATQGFVKVVWSGGQVVGVTAVGHDVSRLVTPAAMIVSQGWTADDVRSIIFPHPSLDESLLMALTAERRKVQ